In one window of Pseudoalteromonas sp. GCY DNA:
- a CDS encoding EF-hand domain-containing protein, with protein MKKLATAITAATVLFAGSAMAAEFNDFDLDKDGFISKSEASLSESLASIFDKLDSDGDGKLSEKEFNQ; from the coding sequence ATGAAAAAGTTAGCAACAGCAATTACAGCCGCCACAGTACTTTTTGCCGGCTCAGCAATGGCAGCAGAATTTAACGATTTTGATTTAGACAAAGATGGTTTTATCTCTAAAAGCGAAGCGTCACTGTCAGAATCTCTTGCTTCAATCTTTGATAAGCTAGACAGCGACGGAGATGGCAAACTGTCTGAGAAAGAATTTAATCAGTAA
- a CDS encoding crotonobetainyl-CoA--carnitine CoA-transferase gives MKLRTVCATTIGVLVSTMALAATLSFQDVDKDKDGQISQQEASVSSTLLGQFEKLDADKNGQLSASEFSNFKG, from the coding sequence ATGAAACTTAGAACGGTATGCGCAACGACCATAGGTGTATTGGTGAGTACGATGGCACTGGCAGCAACCTTGTCATTTCAAGATGTAGACAAGGATAAAGACGGGCAGATCAGCCAGCAAGAAGCATCAGTATCATCAACACTACTTGGTCAGTTCGAGAAGCTAGATGCAGACAAAAATGGTCAGCTAAGCGCTTCTGAATTCTCTAACTTTAAAGGCTAG
- a CDS encoding EF-hand domain-containing protein, with protein sequence MKNVLIALSITGLTLASANTIAGEDFASYDTDGNGAISMSEAKVNTALIEQFKDLDVNADGELNETEFSNFKG encoded by the coding sequence ATGAAAAATGTACTTATCGCACTATCAATCACAGGTCTAACATTGGCGTCAGCAAACACTATCGCTGGTGAAGATTTCGCAAGCTATGACACAGATGGTAACGGTGCTATTAGCATGAGCGAAGCAAAAGTAAATACAGCGCTTATCGAGCAGTTTAAAGACTTAGATGTAAACGCTGACGGAGAACTAAACGAAACTGAGTTCTCTAACTTTAAAGGTTAA
- a CDS encoding calmodulin codes for MKNVLAALSIAGLTFASASALAGEDFTKYDTDGNGTISMTEAKVNQSLAEQFTQLDSNADGELSESEFANYQG; via the coding sequence ATGAAAAACGTATTAGCAGCACTTTCAATTGCAGGTTTAACATTCGCTTCAGCTTCTGCATTAGCTGGTGAAGATTTCACTAAATATGATACTGACGGTAACGGCACCATCAGCATGACTGAGGCAAAAGTAAATCAGTCCCTTGCAGAGCAATTTACGCAACTAGACAGCAATGCCGACGGTGAGTTAAGCGAGTCTGAATTCGCAAATTACCAAGGCTAA
- a CDS encoding EF-hand domain-containing protein encodes MKNVLAALSIAGLSMVSASAFAGGDFEKLDTDGNGSISVTEASVSTSLTEQFADLDTNADGELSKSEYANYEG; translated from the coding sequence ATGAAAAACGTACTAGCAGCACTATCTATCGCAGGTTTATCAATGGTTTCAGCATCAGCATTTGCTGGTGGTGATTTCGAAAAACTAGATACTGATGGCAACGGTTCAATCAGCGTTACTGAAGCAAGCGTAAGCACTTCGTTAACTGAACAGTTTGCAGACTTAGACACCAATGCCGATGGCGAGCTAAGCAAATCTGAGTACGCGAACTACGAAGGTTAA
- a CDS encoding calmodulin — MKNVLTALSIAGLSMVSASALAGDDFAKLDTDGNGSISVTEASVSASLSEQFADLDANADGELSKSEYANYEG, encoded by the coding sequence ATGAAAAACGTATTAACAGCACTATCAATCGCAGGTTTATCAATGGTTTCAGCGTCAGCACTCGCTGGTGATGACTTCGCAAAATTGGATACTGATGGCAACGGTTCAATCAGTGTAACTGAAGCAAGCGTAAGCGCATCATTGAGTGAGCAGTTCGCGGATTTAGACGCCAATGCCGATGGCGAACTAAGCAAGTCTGAATACGCAAATTACGAAGGCTAA
- a CDS encoding calmodulin yields MKTLAIALSAAVLSFASVGAHANSEFDKYDVDGDGYISLGESKANPNLMAQFKDLDADQDGQLSQSEFDNFEG; encoded by the coding sequence ATGAAAACTTTAGCAATCGCACTATCAGCAGCTGTACTTTCTTTCGCATCAGTAGGTGCTCACGCAAACTCCGAGTTTGATAAATACGATGTTGATGGAGATGGTTACATCTCACTGGGCGAATCAAAAGCAAATCCAAATTTGATGGCGCAGTTTAAAGACCTTGACGCCGACCAAGACGGCCAATTAAGCCAGTCTGAGTTTGATAACTTTGAAGGCTAA
- a CDS encoding SH3 domain-containing protein: MENKQLDIEYQVIKEHINEFPTPITFKQGASLTVGEEYKGEEGWDNWFFCETEQQVSGWVPAQVFRLVNPKQGIALMDYTAQELSVVQGEHLLGHNQINGWVWCSSKKSELQGWVPRRNLTQI; this comes from the coding sequence TTGGAAAATAAGCAGTTAGATATCGAATATCAAGTAATCAAGGAACATATCAATGAGTTTCCGACCCCCATCACGTTTAAACAAGGTGCCAGTTTAACCGTTGGTGAAGAATATAAAGGCGAAGAGGGGTGGGACAATTGGTTTTTCTGTGAAACTGAGCAGCAAGTATCTGGTTGGGTACCTGCTCAAGTGTTTCGCTTAGTCAATCCCAAACAAGGTATCGCATTAATGGACTATACCGCTCAGGAACTATCGGTAGTTCAAGGTGAACACCTGTTGGGGCATAACCAAATCAATGGTTGGGTGTGGTGCTCAAGTAAAAAGTCAGAGCTGCAAGGTTGGGTACCGCGTCGTAATCTAACACAAATCTAG
- a CDS encoding YebC/PmpR family DNA-binding transcriptional regulator has protein sequence MGRAFEVRKNAMAKTAAAKTKVNSKYGKEIYVVAKNGGADPETNLSLRRLIDKAKKDQVPAHVIDKAIEKAAGGAGEDYTPARYEGYGPGNSMIIVDCLTDNMNRTIKDVRLPFTKTGSNLGNPGCVAHMFDHFAILGFAGDDDESVLEALMMADVDVTDVEVEDGQVSVFAPHTEYFKAKTALTEAFEGITFEVDEITWVPQTHVEIEDPEAIETFEKLINMLEDVDDVQNVYHNAIVKR, from the coding sequence ATGGGCAGAGCATTTGAAGTCCGCAAAAACGCCATGGCAAAAACGGCGGCGGCAAAAACAAAAGTAAACTCAAAATACGGAAAAGAGATTTACGTTGTTGCTAAAAATGGCGGCGCAGATCCTGAAACGAACTTGTCACTACGTCGTTTAATCGACAAGGCAAAGAAAGATCAAGTTCCTGCACACGTTATTGATAAAGCTATCGAAAAAGCGGCAGGCGGTGCAGGTGAAGATTACACGCCAGCGCGTTACGAGGGTTACGGTCCAGGAAACAGCATGATCATCGTTGACTGTTTAACAGACAACATGAACCGTACTATCAAAGATGTTCGCTTACCGTTTACCAAAACTGGTTCAAACTTAGGTAACCCAGGTTGTGTGGCGCATATGTTTGACCACTTCGCAATCTTAGGATTTGCAGGTGATGACGACGAGTCAGTTTTGGAAGCGCTAATGATGGCTGATGTTGATGTTACTGACGTAGAAGTTGAAGACGGCCAAGTTTCTGTTTTCGCACCTCACACTGAATACTTCAAAGCGAAAACTGCACTGACAGAAGCGTTTGAGGGGATCACGTTTGAGGTAGACGAAATCACTTGGGTTCCGCAAACTCACGTAGAAATCGAAGATCCAGAAGCAATCGAGACATTCGAAAAGCTAATCAATATGCTTGAAGATGTGGATGACGTACAAAACGTTTACCACAATGCGATTGTCAAAAGATAA